One Vicinamibacterales bacterium genomic window, CTGATGCAGTCCCGCGTGGGATCGACGCCGCGAATGCGCGCGATGTCGGCCGTGAGTTTTGATTTCGGCAGCACACCGCCGATCCCCGGCTTCGCACCCTGGCTCAACTTGATCTCGATGGCGCGAATCTGCGGCGTGGCGGCGACGAGGTCCTTGAGCCGCGGCAAGCTGAACCGGCCGTCCAGATCGCGGCAGCCGAAGTAGCCCGTGCCAATCTGATAGATCAAGTCGCCGCCATGCAGGTGGTGAGGTGAGACGCCGCCCTCGCCGGTGTTCTGCAGGCAGCCGGCGAGTCGTGCCCCCCGGTTGAGCGCCTCCACGGCCGCACCGCTCAGGGCGCCGAAGCTCATTCCCGAGACGTTCACGACCGACTCGGGCCGGAAGGCCTTGGGCCGCCCGCGAAAGCCGCCGAGGACCTTCGCGGACGGAATCCGGTAGGCGGGGTCGAAGTCGGCGTCACCCGGATGTGGCGATTGTTGTGGAAACGCGCAGTGCTTGACGATCAGGTAGTTGGGCGACGACTCCTGGTCGCGATCGGACCCGAATCCGAAATAGTTGTTCTGAAGCTTGGACGACGCATATACCCAGCGCCGCTGGTCGCGACTGAAGGGCCGCTCTTCGGTGTTGCTCGTCACGATGTACTGTCGCAGCTCAGGGCCGACCGATTCCAGCAGATACCGGAAGTGACCGACGATCGGAAAATTGCGCAGGATGGCGTGCCGCCGCTGGAGGAGGTCGTAGACCGCCACGGCACAGACTATCGCCAGGAGAA contains:
- a CDS encoding FMN-binding glutamate synthase family protein translates to MAILAILLAIVCAVAVYDLLQRRHAILRNFPIVGHFRYLLESVGPELRQYIVTSNTEERPFSRDQRRWVYASSKLQNNYFGFGSDRDQESSPNYLIVKHCAFPQQSPHPGDADFDPAYRIPSAKVLGGFRGRPKAFRPESVVNVSGMSFGALSGAAVEALNRGARLAGCLQNTGEGGVSPHHLHGGDLIYQIGTGYFGCRDLDGRFSLPRLKDLVAATPQIRAIEIKLSQGAKPGIGGVLPKSKLTADIARIRGVDPTRDCISPAAHTAFRDASSLLDFVEQVAGETGLPVGIKSAVGDIEFWRDLARHMSGHRAVDFITIDGGEGGTGAAPLVFADRVGLPFKVGFSRVQHVFTERGLHDNIVFIGSGKLGFPETALMAFALGCDLINAGREALLSIGCIQALRCHTNHCPTGVATQNPWLSRGLVPELKAVRLANYMVSFRKELLALSHACGARHPSHVTADQLEVIDDRFGGRSVAELLGGRGRGIPAEHRRLSPYADQRRAS